DNA from Triticum aestivum cultivar Chinese Spring chromosome 7D, IWGSC CS RefSeq v2.1, whole genome shotgun sequence:
TCCTcgccaaaaccaaaaccaaaaccaaaaccaaaggggggaaaggaaagaggCAGTAGTAGAACCGGGCTCTGCATGTCCACCTTTTGCTGTGACCGATATTACTCCGACCACTGTTGCCTTCCGTGGCTCTGCTGCATGCCACTTTTCAACCAACAAGACAAGAATACGTATGAGCGAGTCCTCGCAGTTTGCTACTAGTGCTCCAAAATGTTTCTCCCAACCCAACTTGCACATACACATCAAGAGGCTAAAAATTCCGTTGGGCTGCATGGTCACAGCAGAGCAAAGAGGCTTGTACGGTACTCAAAACAGCTCACTGATGCATGGCGATGCTGCAGGATGGCTACAGGGACTCACGGGTCAGGCTGGCTTCAGCTTGGACTGGGGGAGAGCAGAAAAGGCGCAAGAAAAGAATCTTTCAATCAAGGGCAGCAAAGAAGCCCAAGCTCACAAACCCCACCAAGTTAATtaataaaagagagagaaaaaacagGCACATAACAAACAAACTAATCATCATCGCCACTCATCGCCCTGGTACCTTTATTCTACGCCcagctccttctccttctcctctctgATTAGTACTATATTACATTAACATAACAATCAATCGGTGGAAAAGGAAATCGTCCCATCTTGCGGCACCAATCAATTCATTAATTAATCAACAATGAAGTACTTATGCAAgcgaaaagataaaataaaaaccGGAAATGCAAGCTAATTATCACTAGTTTTCTTGcgcagggaggggaggggagggcatCACAAATCACATGGCACAGCAGGCAGGGGCAGGAATATGAGTGGAAGCAACCTGGTAGGTAGGTGaggtgcggtgcggtgcggcgagatgatatgcatatgcatatgggctgggctgggctgggcatACACGCGTACACGCAGCAATGTGCTCGCCAGTCCACCACCTACATATAAACACACCCGCACACCGCTCAAACACAATTACAACCCACAGACACCTCCAACCCGTTGGTTGGATAGCTCAGCAAGACAAGCGAGCTGAGCAGAGCAAAGCTTGAAACCCCTACCGACACTTCTTGTGCCTCCCAGCCCATAAATCCCCCACGTACTTTACTCGTCATTTctcgcacctcctcctcctcccctctccctcccctaCATTCATTCATTGCTTCCTTTTCTCTCTCCCTGCACATGCTAAAGGCTGCCTCGCCCATTGCCTGAGCGTGGAGAGCTACCTTGCCTGCCTCCCTGCCATTGTTCGGCTTGTTCTCCTTGTCGTAAAGGAGAGTGAGTGCGTGCATTGAGGACGACGGCCATGGCGCCAGCGGTGGCCGGAGGAGGCCGCGTGCGGAGCAACGAGCCGGCTGCTGCCGCTACCGCGCCCGCCAGCGGGAAGCCCTGCGTCTGCGGCTTCCAGGTGTGCGCCTGCACGGGATCGGCCGCGGTGGCGTCTGCCGCCTCCTCGCTCGACATGGACATCGTGGCCATGGGGCAGATAGGCGCCGTCAACGACGAGAGCTGGGTGGGCGTGGAGCTCGGCGAGGACGGCGAGACCGACGAAAGCGGTGCCGCCGTTGACGACCGCCCCGTCTTCCGCACCGAGAAAATCAAGGGTGTCCTCCTCCACCCCTACCGGTACGTGCAACTAAACTCCCTACTATATCTGCGTCACAGTAACAATTACGTATTTCATACTTACTGTATAAGTATTTATTATTACCACTCTTTTGCACAACAAGTCTAAAATGATTAAGCCAACAAGCACAACGCCAAGGTTGACAGTCACGATTATTTGATCTTGACCGGTGGCGCTAGTACTCCTAGGACTAGTAGTAGCATGGTCTGGTCGGTGTTAATCACAGTAATTAATGGAGTAGTTAATTAATGTAAACTTGGATTAAAATTTGACAAGTCCGAGACAGGTGCACGTTAGAGGCGGTTCAATGATGGCTCGAATCCACCCAAAACAGCGCGTCCCGGTGTGGGCTGTCGGCTCGGTGCGGCGGGGCGCTGGTTCTTCCATTTTACTAGTAGTCGTAGTCACTGCTGCATGGGCCCGCTTGAGGGGACGTTAGCCGTTGGGCCTGCCTGGCAGGTgggccccggtggccaccctgGCGGCTAATAAATCCTTGCCACTTTAGAGTTAATAAAATCTGGGTGTGCAATAGCAATAGGAATCCGAGGTGAAACGAGATGACAGTGGGCATGGCTTGCACGTGAATCCAAGCCACATCATTAAAAGCCTCGTCGCCATCCTCCCTGGGGACGTCGCAGTGAGAAAGTTGGTTAAACTTTTGGGGTTGGGACAAGATATAAAAGCAAGTAACATGTCCTTTTTTGTCACTGGAGAAACGTATGCATGTATGTATGGTATGGTAGTATATGAGATTTTTCGGCATCTAGTCTAGTTATAGATGGAGCCTGTAGTACGTTAGTTTTTGTTCAGCCGTTTTATTGGAGAAAACGAGAAGAAGATTATCATGCCATATCGTGTCATAgaaaggaggagaagaaaaagaagtggTGCCACCGCATGAATGCCTTTTTTCCCAGAAGAATGCGTGAGTCATGTTGGCACCGAGAAAAGCCATATTAAAGTGGCAGAGTTACAACTCAGAAGAAATGCGCGTGCTAGATAAACACTACTAGCATATGTCAAGTGCACTCGGCACAACATCTTCAAAGTACTGCAAAGATTAACAAGAAAAAGATTACTACTACTCCaaagtactactcctactagtagtaacGATTAGCAGGAGAAGGTTCCAACGACTTTTTGGCGCCAATAGcataaataaataagaagaagaaaacttaACGAGAAAAGAGGCCCATTAATGGAGCAAGGAATCCAGCGGCACCACCTCTGGCGGTCGCGTCCATGCCCTCGTACGACGGGTGAGGGAGGGGCCCGGGCCTACTGACAGCCGAGGCATGTCGGTGCTCATACACGGCGCCGTTTGCTGCCAAGTGTGCCAGCTCACACTCATTGACTTGCCAGCACCCGCCTTGGCTGTCAATGCGAACATGATGCCCTTCCCTCTCGCCTTTTGGCATttgcaaaaaaattaaaactaGCTGTCTGATAGGGAAAAGAAATGcaaagggaaaagatgaacatggcGCATGTTCCCTCCAATAATTGCACCCAATCATCGCACCAACATAGCCAGCACTCGATTAATCCAAACAATTTTTACTAAGAGTGAGTTGATGATGAACTGTAACTGACGGTGAATGTGAATAATGCAATGCAGGGTGCTGATCTTCGTCCGTCTCATCGCCTTCACCCTGTTCGTGATCTGGCGTATTTCCCACAAGAACCCTGACGCCATGTGGCTGTGGGTGACATCCATCTGCGGCGAGTTCTGGTTCGGTTTCTCCTGGCTGCTGGATCAGCTCCCCAAGCTGAACCCCATCAACCGCGTGCCGGACCTGGCCGTGCTGCGGCAGCGCTTCGACCGCCCCGACGGCACCTCCACCCTCCCGGGGCTGGACATCTTCGTCACCACGGCCGACCCCATCAAGGAGCCCATCCTCTCCACTGCCAACTCGGTGCTCTCCATCCTCGCCGCCGACTACCCCGTCGACCGCAACACATGCTACGTTTCTGACGACAGTGGCATGCTGCTCACCTACGAGGCCCTGGCTGAGTCCTCCAAGTTCGCCACCCTCTGGGTGCCCTTCTGCCGCAAGCACGGGATCGAGCCCAGGGGCCCGGAGAGCTACTTTGAGCTCAAGTCCCACCCCTACATGGGGAGAGCCCAGGACGAGTTCGTGAACGACCGTCGCCGCGTCCGCAAGGAGTACGACGAGTTCAAGGCCAGGATCAACAGCCTGGAGCATGACATCAAGCAGCGCAACGACGGGTACAACGCCGCCAACGCCCACCGGGAAGGCGAGCCCCGACCCACCTGGATGGCCGACGGCACCCAGTGGGAGGGCACCTGGGTCGACGCCTCCGAGAACCACCGCAGGGGCGACCACGCCGGCATCGTCCTGGTCAGTACTAGCTATTCTTATCACTACCGTTTACTCCTACTTACTGTTTCTTTCCTACTACATGtctgcattgcatgcatgcatgctgctgTTCTTGGAATCTTGGTTAGTTAGGCCCTCGTTATTAGTGGCCATCTGATGTGATGCCTGCCTGCACTGCTGTGCCGATCCAAGGGAGATTTTGACAGAATGGACGTGGTGATAGTCGAGAGTGCAACCACCGGCCGGCCAGCCAAGCACACTTGTGGACAGACATGCAAGAAAACATGCATGCTCCTCTTCTCGCGTCGTCCTGTGGCCAGCAACGTGTGGTTCCACTCATTCATGCCGTGACGAGGAATGGTGGTTGGGGTGGTCCTTTCCCCCCGACAGCACTACAGCGTCCACTTTATGACCCATTTAATTCAATTCACCGGCCCTGCTTTCTTAACTGCCTCAATCATTCATCAGTTTACTCTGCCCAACTCTTAACCCtgtatagtagtaataattaattACTCCAACCACTAATCACCTTAAGGTAATAGTAACACTCCAGTAAGAATCATTTGACCTTTTACTATGGAGCAGCGAAAATTAACCATGTCATTCATTTAACCTTGTTTTTTTACCACTACTGTATCTACCTATGCTCAAGTTGTGATTGTACTAGTGCAAGAGGAATGGAGTGCTGACAATGGTGTCTGTGCAATGGATGCAGGTGCTGCTGAACCACCCGAGCCACCGCCGGCAGACGGGCCCGCCGGCGAGTGCTGACAACCCACTGGACTTCAGCGGCGTGGATGTGCGTCTCCCCATGCTGGTGTACGTGTCCCGTGAGAAGCGCCCCGGACACGACCACCAGAAGAAGGCCGGCGCCATGAACGCGCTCACCCGCGCCTCCGCGCTGCTCTCCAACTCCCCCTTCATCCTCAACCTCGACTGCGACCACTACATCAACAACTCCCAGGCCCTCCGCGCCGGCATCTGCTTCATGGTGGGACGCGACAGCGACACCGTCGCCTTCGTCCAGTTCCCGCAGCGCTTCGAGGGCGTCGACCCCACCGACCTCTACGCCAACCACAACCGCATCTTCTTCGACGGCACCCTCCGTGCCCTCGACGGCATGCAGGGCCCCATCTACGTCGGCACCGGCTGTCTCTTCCGCCGCATCACCGTCTACGGCTTCGACCCGCCCAGGATCAACGTCGGCGGGCCCTGCTTCCCCAGGCTCGCCGGGCTCTTCGCCAAGACCAAGTACGAGAAGCCTGGGCTCGAGATGACCATGGCCAAGGCCAAGGCTGCGCCGGTGCCCGCCAAGGGCAAGCACGGCTTCCTGCCTCTGCCCAAGAAGACGTACGGCAAGTCGGACGCCTTCGTGGACAGCATCCCGCGCGCGTCGCACCCGTCGCCTTACGCCGCGGCGGCTGAGGGCATCGTGGCCGACGAGGCGACCATCGTGGAGGCGGTGAACGTGACGGCGGCGGCGTTCGAGAAGAAGACCGGGTGGGGCAAAGAGATCGGCTGGGTGTACGACACCGTGACGGAGGACGTGGTGACCGGGTACCGGATGCATATCAAGGGGTGGCGGTCACGCTACTGCTCCATCTACCCACACGCCTTCATCGGCACCGCACCCATCAACCTCACGGAGAGGCTCTTCCAGGTGCTTCGCTGGTCCACGGGCTCCCTCGAGatcttcttctccaagaacaaCCCGCTCTTCGGCAGCACCTACCTCCACCCGCTGCAGCGCGTCGCCTACATCAACATCACCACCTACCCGTTCACCGCCATCTTCCTCATCTTCTACACCACCGTGCCGGCGCTCTCCTTCGTCACTGGCCACTTCATCGTGCAGCGCCCCACCACCATGTTCTACGTCTACCTGGGCATCGTGCTCTCCACGCTGCTCGTCATCGCCGTGCTGGAGGTCAAGTGGGCCGGGGTCACCGTCTTCGAGTGGTTCAGGAACGGCCAGTTCTGGATGACGGCAAGTTGCTCCGCCTACCTCGCCGCCGTGTGCCAGGTGCTCACCAAGGTGATATTCCGGCGTGACATCTCCTTCAAGCTCACATCCAAGCTACCGTCGGGAGACGAGAAGAAGGACCCCTACGCCGACCTCTACGTGGTGCGCTGGACGCCGCTCATGATCACACCCATCATCATCATTTTCGTCAACATCATCGGGTCGGCGGTGGCCTTCgccaaggtgctcgacggcgagtgGACGCACTGGCTCAAGGTCGCCGGCGGCGTCTTCTTCAACTTCTGGGTGCTCTTCCACCTCTACCCGTTCGCCAAGGGCATCCTGGGGAAGCACGGCAAGACGCCAGTCGTGGTGCTCGTCTGGTGGGCATTCACCTTCGTCATCACCGCCGTGCTCTACATCAACATCCCCCACATGCATAGCTCGGGAGGCAAGCACACAACGGTGCATGGTCACCATGGCAAGAAGTTCGTCGACGCAGGGTACTACAACTGGCCGTGAGGTCCCTGTTGACGACTTTGCCGCCGCGCATCCGGACAAGACAACGACGACCTGCGACAAGAAACAACAAGTCATCCACTGAACAGTGCATGCATCCATCTGATCGAGAAGCAGAGCCCGCCAAAGTttgcattttttaatttttttcttcacTTTTTTGCCCGTTTCTTTTTAGTTTTGTCCAGAAAAAAGATGGTGTTGATTTGATTTAGTTCTTAATTACCTGTGGTAATTAATTATGTACTTAATTATACATTACGCGAAGAACAAGGGAGACGACTTACCGGGTACGGGATGTACATGCTCGACGATGTATAGAGATGAGAGAGGCTGGGAGTGCTGGGCCCGTGGGTGGGGTGGAGGGCGGTATTCTTTTAGTAGTATTATATGGAAACAATAAATTTAATTTCATTAATTCGTGCATGTGTTCACCTGTCGCCACTGATTTCTTTTTGTCAGGGAATCTACTTAGTATATTTATGCAAAAATACACAATTATTACTTGGTCCAACAATAACAATTATTATTATTTACCGTCTAATTGCTTGAGCTTTATTCTGTCCCACTATGTGTTACCGAATATTTGACTTGTATAAAGCTGGAAGCCATGTGATCGATCTGAAGTTGCACTGTTAATGTTCCTGATCTACTTTCATTGTGGACGTCGGAGTTGGCCGTATCCTCCGCATTCCACGTCTCTTCGACGGAAAAACACCATCTATCAAGGTATAATTGGTGTC
Protein-coding regions in this window:
- the LOC100125748 gene encoding probable mixed-linked glucan synthase 6 codes for the protein MAPAVAGGGRVRSNEPAAAATAPASGKPCVCGFQVCACTGSAAVASAASSLDMDIVAMGQIGAVNDESWVGVELGEDGETDESGAAVDDRPVFRTEKIKGVLLHPYRVLIFVRLIAFTLFVIWRISHKNPDAMWLWVTSICGEFWFGFSWLLDQLPKLNPINRVPDLAVLRQRFDRPDGTSTLPGLDIFVTTADPIKEPILSTANSVLSILAADYPVDRNTCYVSDDSGMLLTYEALAESSKFATLWVPFCRKHGIEPRGPESYFELKSHPYMGRAQDEFVNDRRRVRKEYDEFKARINSLEHDIKQRNDGYNAANAHREGEPRPTWMADGTQWEGTWVDASENHRRGDHAGIVLVLLNHPSHRRQTGPPASADNPLDFSGVDVRLPMLVYVSREKRPGHDHQKKAGAMNALTRASALLSNSPFILNLDCDHYINNSQALRAGICFMVGRDSDTVAFVQFPQRFEGVDPTDLYANHNRIFFDGTLRALDGMQGPIYVGTGCLFRRITVYGFDPPRINVGGPCFPRLAGLFAKTKYEKPGLEMTMAKAKAAPVPAKGKHGFLPLPKKTYGKSDAFVDSIPRASHPSPYAAAAEGIVADEATIVEAVNVTAAAFEKKTGWGKEIGWVYDTVTEDVVTGYRMHIKGWRSRYCSIYPHAFIGTAPINLTERLFQVLRWSTGSLEIFFSKNNPLFGSTYLHPLQRVAYINITTYPFTAIFLIFYTTVPALSFVTGHFIVQRPTTMFYVYLGIVLSTLLVIAVLEVKWAGVTVFEWFRNGQFWMTASCSAYLAAVCQVLTKVIFRRDISFKLTSKLPSGDEKKDPYADLYVVRWTPLMITPIIIIFVNIIGSAVAFAKVLDGEWTHWLKVAGGVFFNFWVLFHLYPFAKGILGKHGKTPVVVLVWWAFTFVITAVLYINIPHMHSSGGKHTTVHGHHGKKFVDAGYYNWP